ACAGAACAGTACCGGTCTGTACAAATTCTCAAAGTTCAACGCGAAATGTTCAGATGTTTCAACATTCCGTGCACGATTTGCACTACAGTCTGTTCAGGCCGTGAAGGTGACGTAAAGCCTGCGCTCATCTTTCTTCCCGCTCTGATTGACCTGCCGCCCTTTTCCACTGCTGTTCACAGGAGTCCGCATGAAGAAGTACATCACCATCGGTCTTGCCCTTACCGCCGGTCTCACGGCTGTCGCCCTCCAGACCAGCCCCGCTCAGGCGCAGTCCATGACCAGTGGCAAGCTCAAGGCCTGCTTCATCTACGTCGGCCCGACGGGCGATATCGGCTGGACGTATGCCCACGATCAGGCGCGTCTGGCAGCCGTGAAGGCGCTGCCCTGGCTCGACACCAAATACGTCGAGAGCGTGCCGGAAGGTCAGGCGCTCCCGGCCATCGACCGTCTGGTTGCCGACAAGTGCCAGGTGATCTTCACCACGTCGTTCGGCTACATGGACGACACGCTGGCAGCCGCCAAGAAGTACCCCAACGTGATCTTCGCGCACGCGGCGGGCTACAAGCGCAATGCCAACATGGCGACGTACATGGCCGACTTCTATCAGGTGTTTTACCTGAACGGTCTGGTTGCCGGCGCACTGACCAAGAGCGGCAAGGTGGGCTTCGTCGGTACGTATCCGATCCCCGAACTCAAGCGCCACCTGTCGGCCTTTGCGCTGGGTGTGCTGGCCGCCAACCCCAAGGCCGAAGTGGACGTGAAGTGGCTGAACAGCTGGTTTGACCCCGCCAAGACCCGCGAGGCCAGCGAGGCGCTGCTGTCGGAAGGCTCCGACGTCCTGACCAGCAGCGAGGACAGTGCGACCGGCGTACAGACCGCCGCCGCCAAGAAGGTGCCGACCTTCAGCCACTACAACAGCATGTACAAGTTCTCTCCCGATTACGTGGTGTCGGGCCATATCGTCCACTGGGACAAGATCTACATCGACTTCCTGACCAAGGTTCATAACGGCACCTACACCACCAAGAATCTCGTCAACGTCGATTACTGGTGGCTGCTGAACAAGGGCGCAGTCGAGATGGGGGCCGATAACGGCGTGGCGATCAATCCCAAGTACGTGGCGCAGCTGAAGGCCGCCAAGATGACCGTGGCGGGCAAGTCGGTCAGCGTGTACGACCGACTGATGCAGCTCACCGCCGATATGAAGTCGGCCAAGCCTACCTTCGATCCCTACGCAGGTCCGATCAAGGACCGCAAAGGCGTGTTGCGCGTGCCCGCTGGCAAGACCATGAGCATCGCCGATCTGAACAACATGGCGT
This sequence is a window from Deinococcus ruber. Protein-coding genes within it:
- a CDS encoding BMP family ABC transporter substrate-binding protein, whose protein sequence is MKKYITIGLALTAGLTAVALQTSPAQAQSMTSGKLKACFIYVGPTGDIGWTYAHDQARLAAVKALPWLDTKYVESVPEGQALPAIDRLVADKCQVIFTTSFGYMDDTLAAAKKYPNVIFAHAAGYKRNANMATYMADFYQVFYLNGLVAGALTKSGKVGFVGTYPIPELKRHLSAFALGVLAANPKAEVDVKWLNSWFDPAKTREASEALLSEGSDVLTSSEDSATGVQTAAAKKVPTFSHYNSMYKFSPDYVVSGHIVHWDKIYIDFLTKVHNGTYTTKNLVNVDYWWLLNKGAVEMGADNGVAINPKYVAQLKAAKMTVAGKSVSVYDRLMQLTADMKSAKPTFDPYAGPIKDRKGVLRVPAGKTMSIADLNNMAWVAPGVKGDVADEPKK